From the genome of Triticum aestivum cultivar Chinese Spring chromosome 1A, IWGSC CS RefSeq v2.1, whole genome shotgun sequence:
CGCCGGCTCCCCGCCAGAGCACGATTAGACCTGATGACTCACTACCTCGACCCTCTTTTTCATGATTTTGTCTTGTTCTTGTTGATTGTGATCATCAGCTTCAGCAATTAGTAATGCAGCAGGCTAACGTGTGTGATGAATACATTTTGCGGGGTAGCAGGCCACTGCGTGTGATGTTTCTGGTGCAATGTATGCTGCAAATCTGTGTGTGCAATGTACAAGTTGTGTTATGTGCAAATTCAGAGGAGATTACTACCGTATCTAGCTCTCAAATACAGGAGATTAGCAACACTTATATATTCAATGTGAATACTCAGAATTAGAGTTGATCATGGTCACTTTTTTTGTAAGCATCCTTATATAGATTTGTAGTATGCCCAAGAAATTTTCATGTTAAAATCAATGGGGATGCTTTTTTTTCTATTCGGAAGATTTCTGAACCCTCAGTTTTCTTTGTGACAGGTGGGATGTATAACATATTAAGATCAGACTTGGATATGAAAAGAATATGCAGTGTTGCCCGAATAAACTTCTTCAGCTGTGGGATGCTACCATAGGTATGAGGTATCTGTGTAACgggatgcccgtgcgttgcacggaacaatAAACTTACACATATAGACATTGATCAAATATTTTTGCTATATATTCTTTAATGGTGTATAAGATATGAGTTGCCCTATTTTTTCAAGAGTTCATTAGTTGGGTATGACCATGAGACTCTAAAGACATGATACATGGTCTTCCGCAGTTTATATTTTGCCTCATGTCGTATGTCCATTGAAAAGTTTTATTCGTTAGTATATTAATAACGTAAATATTTGTGTGATTAAAAATCGCAGCGTATTCCTTTGAAAGATGTGAGAAATATATTTGGATTGGGGAAGCACAAAGCAGAAGTAATCATCTCGTCATATAGAAAGGGGCTTGCAAAATCCTTTAATATTGATTTCGCTGCAGCTCCTAGGAAAGCACTGTTCCTCCAAAATCTCTGCGATGAGTTACAGTTTGATCCTGAgcttactagcaagatgcatgaAGGTACCACCCTGACACTTGTTTTTTTATTGCATAATTAATTTACAACATTGCTTTATTAGCTACAATTTGATCTTGCTCCTGCTAGCAAGATGCGTACCATATAAACTACAGCTTGAAGGTTATAATCCTTTTTTTAGATTGAAGGTTATATAATCCTGCAGTGTGAAAGTTGCAATTTTCTGTCCAAGTCTCTTCTGTGCATATGTTCTGCTATGTCTTTCAGATCCTAAAACTGTCAAATTAGTTATTGTTATACATATCGAATGGCATTACCGCGTCCGATGCTCCTATGTACTCTTTTCCATTTACTGGTTGCAAACTTCATTTGTGTTCTAACTATATGTATTTGGCTATCAAACTATTTTACCATTATCTGCTTTTGTTCCTGCAAAAGTTGTTTCGGTTGCATATAGTTGTGTCGTTTTCATGTTAATTGGAAATTTATAATAAAATGTGTTATTTGCTTGGAGAAAATTTGTGGGTTAATTCTCAAAAGGCGTTAAGTTTCCATCCATGTTGGTACTGATCAATCCGTCCCTCTAAAAACAGGGTAACCTCTTTTGTGTGCTTCATATATGCTATTTACATGGCATATCGCCAAGCACTGTTAACATGTTTTATTCAATGGGTGTGCAAAACATTGATGTTCGTTGTTCCTCGAATGAATGAATATTTCTACTCATGGCTTTCTATTCCCGTTGCAAAGCATGGGCATTTAGCTAGTAGATGTGAATGGTCACAAGGTGGTGTACGTGGTAAGTAACCAAAAAGGAAATAAACAGTTTAGGTTTGTTGATTCAATCATGTGCCAATCCAATGAGGATTGAGTGTAAAAAAATGATAGATGTAAATGAGATGGCAGTGGCATATAGCCATCGATTGGCTATACTATTAAAACTATCATAAAACTGTTGACAAATAAAATACACATTTGAAAATAAATTGAACCTATGCATGGAGATAAACTTGTTTGTCACTCATCATTGAGGTGATCGTACTAAAAAAGCAACGCTTTGGGCGTGCTCAATTTTCTTAGATAATTTATAAATTTAGTCTTCAGTTGTGTCATATGAAGCGCTCATACTATACGAGTGTTTGTGCGGTTGGTGTTTCACACAATTTAGGAGGCATGCGTttgtctctctcacacacagatAGCGCGGTAGGTGATTTCCCCTGAAATTGCGTCATAGTACCACCCGTCCATATGGTCTCTCTTTCTCTGCACACTGGCAGTCCCAGTTACACACATAGCCATTTCCGTTTGGCTGCTTCCAAACTGTCATATCTGCTGCTCCACTGACACTTCCCTTCCTCTGCGCTTTCTTTTCTCTCTAGTCTAGTAGTTCCAAGCAAACAAACTCGGCAACGCTCTCTCACACTTTTTCTCTCCCTCCGGATTCCAAGCCACCTTCTCCTCCAATTCTGAGAGCAGAACCGACAGACAAGATTATATCTTCCGCCAGCCGCACTGGAAGCAGAGTCATCGGTCATCAGGTAAAACAAGTGAAGTCATACTTCATTGATGAGGTTCTCGCCTGTCTTGCGGTTGATCGAGCATTCTGTCCAATTCTTGGCACAAGAATTCAGCAGTTACTGCCGTGTGTTGCGTCTAGCcgtttgctgctgctgctgctgctgctgttgttgctgctgctgctgttgctgctctttTTGTTCTCCTGCTGAGCAGCTTGTACTTGTAAATGAAAATGATGCTCCTGCTTAGGTTGTTGCTTGCGCAATCAAGCCTGCACTGATTATTCTTCAACAATATAGGCAAATCATTCACAATCAATCAATGGTACAGCGTCACCCACGATTTTCTTAGTGTACTTTGCTCTTTTTGTCCTGAATCATCATATGACTCTTTCCGATTGTTGTAAGCAGAAAGTGTTCGAGAGAAAAAGTGTTGTCAGCAGAAACATGTTTTCTAATGCCGTAACAATTAGGGGCCATAAAAAGATCATTGCACTAGTAGTTCCTTTCATTTGCTAGAAATAAACATCTAAAACCGCAATATCTGTATATCTAGCTGAAGACCTAACTTACTAATCCTGTGAATGACCTGCAGTGCAGTGGCGTCAGCCGTGTTCTCAATGAGGACGAAGACTTCTTGGCGCAAATGTGGAAACCAATTAACATTCAGTTGATGCAGCATAAATGTTGCAAGCAAAAATGGTAACATAACGGGAATATATTTCATTTTTTTGTTCGACCTGTTCattttttgcatcatgtgatcaCTGAATTTCATATGTACATATTTGCAGATCGTGTACTCATCTAAAAGCTCAAAGGGAACGTTGTTTCCTGTACGATCAATGCTTGTCTTCTTCATTGCACTATTTGGTTTGTATGCCTGCTACTTCTCCTTCACTCAAATAGCCttagaaaatgaagaagaaatgaACGGAGCAGAAGAACGAACAAACGTTCTATGCAAAAGACCTTCAGAAATTCCATATGATCAGATGCAGTATGTGCACTTTCCAAGACCTATGAGTTACGACAGGTAACTTTTGTCGTAAAACTTCCTCTGTACACAGACAGATTGCCTCGCTTCTGTACCTGACCCTGTTTTTGTAGAGCAATGCAGTGCATATTTACatgttgtgttttctgtttttgacTCTTTCTGATCCATTCATGTTGTTAAAATCGTAGGGGAGAATGCGCATGTACCCCGGTCCGTTTCCTCGTCATTATATCTATGCAAAGATCAGGCAGTGGGTGGTTTGAGACTCTGCTCAACAGCCACCCCAATGTGAGCTCAAATGGTGAAATCTTCTCGGTGAGGGAGCGCAGAGAGGATATTGCGTCGATCTTGTGGACTCTTGACAAGCTGTATGATTTGGATTGGCGCACCAGCGCAGCAAAAAATGAATGCACGGCTGCATTTGGATTGAAGTGGATGCTAAATCAGGTACACCATCATTCAGTTATTTAACAGCTATCTTATACTGCTGTTGCTATTAAACCGACAAAGTTTAGGTGCAAATATATATATAGATTGCCAAACAAAAGTAGTTTTAGGTAGAATGATTGTAGTAATAGATAGAGTATAAAATAGGGAGTTTATGAATTGGTGCGTGCATGTGTTTGCAGGGTCTTATGGATTATCCAGATGAGATTGTGGATTATTTGATCAAAAAGGGTGTGATGGTGATATTTCTCTTCAGGAGGAATACATTAAGGAGGCTCGTCTCTGTGTTAGCGAACGACCATGACAAAAAGGAGAAGCAGTTGAACGGCACCCACAAAGCGCATGTGCACTCACAAGAGGAGGTGACTCTCGCATGCAATCATCTCAGATCCATTCATCTGTTCTTGTTGCCTAGAGTGAAAGAAGAGAGTAAAGCTCTTGTCCATTATGTGGTGTGCATGCAGGCTGAGATCCTAGCGAGGTTCAAACCGGAGGTGGACGTGTCATCTCTGATCCCAAGCATGAGAAGCGCGGAGCAGTCCATGGACGCCTGCCTGCGCCGCTTCCGCGCCACGCGCCACATGATCCTCTACTACGAGGACTTAATCCGCGACAACAATGTAAGCTCCCCGGCCATAtcaatcatatcatatcatataCTCCCTTCATTTCAAAATATAGTGTGCCCGCGCTTCctgaggtccaactttgaccataaatttaaccaacgaattcactggtataacttttgctcccgccgcagtcggtctcgttggttaaatttatggtcaaagttgaagcacgggaatagaggaagcactataatttggaatgaagggagtatcaTCCATCGGGGTAAGTGGGTGACGAAGCATTGTTGTTGGAATGGTTTGGTTTGCAGGCGCTGTCTCGGGTGCAGGAGTTCCTGGGGCTCCCGGTGAGGAGGCTGTCCAGCAGGCACGTCAAGATCCACACAAGCCCACTCCCGGACCTGGTGGACAACTGGGAGGACGTGAGACGCACGCTCAAGCCCACGGAGTTTGCTCGTTTCCTTGACGGCTGAAGACTACTAGTAGACAGAACATGTCGATTCATCTGTTTTTGCTACGGCAGGcccttctgttttcttttctttcgtggGACTGCACAATGGGGTTGGAAGTTGTTGTTCAGCTGTTTTCCTTCTCAAAGGTAGGTGTAGCATTCTTGTGCAAAGGATGAAGCAAATATCATGAGACTGAATAAGTTTGCTTTTCAGATAACGGAGTAGTGCCCAGATAATAAAGTATTCAAAAGTCAAAACTATTGATTGTTTCAGGAATGAATGATACTAGCAAAAAAAAAAAGACTTGCACAGATTCTCATCTACAGGTAAatattacctccgtcccaaattacttgtcttagatttgtctagatacggatgtaatTTGGGTGGATGCAGTAGGCAACTGTTTTTGCTCTGAATCTGATCAGGTACTCAGGTACGTTGGCAATCCATGTCCCAATTCACACAATGTTCAGTTATTTAGCTCGAAATCATTAATAGCTCATTTTGATGAATTTTATGGTGTCATTCATTTTAGCCAATCAAAAGCTACTTCAAGTTACAAACACCCACCTGTCAGGAAAAAGAAAGATCACAAATATCCACTATAAATGAATAAAAGGCCACCAAGGTTTTTAAGTTTTAGACCTGACATTGGTGTTCttttttcctggatttatttgagGCTCTTCGACGATGTTTGTTTCAGTGGGAGACGATGTTTCCGTCATGTGTAATGACTTCATCAATCTTAAAATGTGTTGGCTCAATCTCTCGAATATGTTTATAGGGATATGTATGTATGTGCTCATAGGTATGAGTATATGTGTTTGTGTGTATGAGTATATGCACCGGTGGAAAATCAACTTCCTCTTACCATGTGCCTGTTGTGTGCTACTCCTACATTAGGTGTGGCTTCTTCTTTTTTTTACAataaaaaaaaagggcaacctggtgcatgtagctcccgcttgcgcagggtccagggaagggtccgaccactttgggtctatagtacacagcctttccctacatttctgtaagaggctgtttccaggacttgaacccatgaccttatggtcacaaggcagcagctttaccactgcgccaaggctccccttctttTTTTTTACAATAACCAGACTTTATTCCTCAAATAATACAAGAATTGAAAAATGAAGTCAAGGAAGTAAGAATCCCAAAAGGCTGAAGATATGTTACTAAAAGCATGTTTAGCTAAACTACTCCAATAGAAGATGCAAATTTGAAGGTGTAAAACAGGAGATGTAAATTTGCATCTCTAAAAAGTGCCTTTTGCATCTCCAAAAGTGCCAACTCCAACAGAAGATGTATATTGACGAtgtaaaagagcaactccaatagaagATGCAAATGGAGATGTAAAACTATACTTCAACTACTATTTCATTTGAAATCTATACTTCAAACATAACAAATTCAACTGCTACTTCATTTCAAACATAATTAAACATAGTTCTAATTAATAAAAACATAGCAAACTCAACTACTACTAGTAACTTGATGAATGTAGTAGCTCGAACGAGTAGTAGTCGTCCTTtaatttatgtttttaattagAACTATGTTTAGTTATTATGCTGAAATGAAGTAGTAGTTGAATTTGCTATGTTTGAATTATATGTTTCAAATGAAGTGCTAGTTGAAGTATAGTTTTACATTTTCATTTACACCATCTATTGGAGTTGTTGTTTTACATCTCCAATATATATCTTCTGTTGGAGTTGCCTCTTTTTGAAGATGTAAAAAACATTTTTTGgagatgtaaatttttacatctcCTGTTTTACATCTTCAAATTTACATCTTCTATTGAAAATGCTCTTAGGTGTGGCTTTGCACGGCTCAAGGTAGTATTGTTGTTTTGAAAGTATGAGACTGCCTCAGTCCAATTAAATTGACTCTATTCCCTCAAATTCACTTTAAAGCAGTATAGTTGCAGCTTCACAGTTAAGCAATTTATTATGTTTGTTTTTCAACTGGCTTCAAGAATAGAATTTGTTTTGGTGGGAAAGGTCTAGGTTGCGTGACATAGGAAAAATCGAATGGATATCCATTTACTGGTGACACTAATGGTTAATTTTCCCCAACTTCACGAACGTTGTGTTTGGATCTCCCAATTGGGGCCCTTGAATTGGATTTCGTATTGGTAAACTTTCAATTCACCTGTTTGGCTGGACACTGAATTGGCAGTCTGTATTGAAACCAAATTTCAGGCTGAAATTACTCCCACGGAAGTGCCCATCCGTAATACAAAGAGGTCTATTGCTCCGAATTGCTCTAAAACGAGAAATCCCGCAAAACATACAGCTTCGGCCCTCACGCCCCTTTTTGTTTCCCACGCTCGAACAGATAAGGAGAAAACGCAGAGCGGCCGACGCCCCATTCGCTGCCGCCCGGATCGTGCCTCCCGCTTCCGGCATAGTCCCTAGATGCGTCGGCGTCGTTCGTCTCGCTGGATGAACGGCCGCCCCATGGCATGCTCTGAACCCTCAATCTCTCAATCTCTCTTGTAGGTGATGGTCGTACATCAACCAGAGCATCACTAGTACAGCCGCCCCATGGCACTCCCTGCCTTTGTCCTAAAATATCTCTGGTTATCTCACTGAACCAGAGATAGTTGTATGTTCGGTTTCATATGTGTATGGACGAATTTGATGTTTCATGTGTATGGTCAGATTCATcatatgtgtaagtgcatctagtgccccttagtgattttggtgtattgaagacttataggttaagggactgatgtgtttgtgagtgtacacaggtctataagtctatgaggagtttgatatttacagagaaagtcgacccctaaaaataaagttcttcgattgaagactttggatttctgaagactttgaaagtgaagaaattggtgtaatcctgaagacttggtattcattcgaagaacatgaagcatgaagacttttgttttcttagtttctttttctctttcttgagtcatagaaaacaccgtactgttaaaggggttcgaggaaatactaaggaaaaatttccatgtgatgctcaactcaaatcctacacctaccaatcccttccagtgaagccattggaaatctcatacagttcagtcatattcttcagtgacaaagacgaaattcttctggtctccgagaaatttgttctgactgaggagttaagaattcgccagtgtggattgcctacacggtgaggaacatgatagccctgaggaatttgatactcaaaattccgaccattgatgtgctatgcgccagctgtcccaaaatatctacccacctaacggtcatatcattgaagggcatttatgtcttatcatgccgggctgctccctaggctataaatagtcgccccctacaaccactagctggttggctgctccgagagaaactgacacttgtcatttgagagcatcccatcctccaaagactttgagtgaaaatcatcaagtgaggaaaacccaaacccaaacacctacaaacccaaaagtgattgagcatcactaaagagattgatcctgcgtcgatccgacgcttgttacctttgaagactgtgcatcttccagacggttaggcgtcatggtctagagcatccaagaggaaattgtggatcatcgagtgaccaagtttgtgaaggtttggaagtcacttgaagacttaccacgagtgattgggcgaggtctgtgtgaccttagctcaaggggaatacggtgaggactgagtgttctggactgcgtgttcagaactgggtgtccgggactatgtgtcctcgggtttaaatacctagccgccctaaccagacgtacaactgtcacagcagttggaaccggtctaccaaatcattgtcttcaccaagctacctggttccatttcctcatttatgtgttgagtgcttgttcatatctatttgaagactttgactgaagacttcctctatttcctcagttcaatttcttcagtctgtttgtcttatcatgtgttatcctatgtttacgctttctgcactctgtgcttgttttcatttcatcatgaagaccatgctcatgcactgttatgtttacttctgagtacttattccgctgcaagtagttcttcactcaggaatttcctcacccgcgaattcctcagtgaagaattcataaaaatcgcctattcacccccctctagtcgatataacgcactttcaattggtatcagagcaaggtactcccttgttctgtgtgattttggtttaaccacctggagttttagttatgttgaccacaggaatgaagactgtgacttgccccatctttgacggtcatgattatcccaagtggaaggccatgatgaagaagtgcctcatggcgatgaacaacaaACTCTATaccgtcaccgagattggtcttactgacctatgcaagatggcggaggctgatgatattcgcaaatacACACTTCTCAACCTCACGacgaaggacatcatctgctccagcttgtcacaaaatcagttcaggaacgttatgcatctcagccatgcaaaactcatctgggaccgactctctgaggtctatgaaggtcatcgatctCATCGTGATCCCTGGTTTAAAGAATCCGTGGAATCACGCAAGGCTATGACTTTCAATCCAGagtcatcatcctctgcaccatgccttatggcaaaaggtgccaaggtaactgactGCTACTTATCTGAgtcaagtgatgatgaatctggtgacgAATTTGGACCTAGTTAtctcaaacttgcttcccttgccactaaacaacaaagagctttggaaaaagttcaatacatgctggataaaagtgatgatatgttgggtgaagaaatagatcagtcgaaagctttggctgatagtcttcagagacttcagtctaagtttgacacccttcaagctcatcataacactctcctatctgatcatgagaagctttcttatgaatttcttcaaaaaagcaagatcttgagcagttaagagtgagttatgaagatcttcagaaggagtgtgattcattacttgctcaacagatcagcgctactcaggatgaatttgttcctccatgtttgaagtgcattgaacatgaaactgctaattcttcacctgaatgctcaaatacttccattgctgcaaattcctcaactgcctctgctatcactaattcctcatctgaggacattgctagtatcactgatgatgcagggctgaaggaattgtatatggaaggcatgtacaaaagcctcaaagggcatcaggctctttgtgatgtgcttaaaaagcatatccttgataacccacaagtataggggatcgcaacagttttcgagggtagagtatttaacccaaatttattgattcgacacaaggggagccaaaaaatattctcaagtattagcagctgagttgtcaattcaaccacacctgggaacttaatatctgcagcaaagtatttagtagcaaagtaatatgatagtagtggtaacgatagcaaaagtaatgtttttggtattttgtagtgatgatagcaatagcaacggaaaagtaaataagcgaagaacaatatatggaaagctcgtaggcaatggatcggtgatagagaattatgccggatgcggttcatcatgtaacagtcataacctagggtgacacagaactagctccaattcatcaatgtaatgtaggcatgtattccaaatatagtcatacatgcttatggaaaagaatttgcatgacatcttttgtcctaccctcccgtggcagcggggtcctagcggaaactaagggatattaagacctccttttaatagagtaccaggccaaagcattaacacatagtgaatacatgaactcctcaaactacggtcatcaccgggagtggtcccaattattgtcacttcggggttgccggatcataacacatagtaggtgactatagacttgcaagataggatcaagaacactcatatattgatgaaaacataataggttcagatctgaaatcatggcactcgggccctagtgacaagcattaagcatagcaaagtcatagcaacatcaatctcagaacatagtggatactagggatcaaaccctaacaaaactaactcgattacatgataaatctcatccaacccatcaccgtccagcaagcctacgatggaattactcatgcacggcagtgagcatcatgaaattggtgatggaggaaggttgatgatgatgatggcgacagattcccctctccggagccccaaacggactccagatcagccctcccgagaggttttagggcttggtggcggctccgtatcgtaaaacgcgatgaatccttctctctgatttttttctccccgaaagcaaatatatagagttggggttgaggtcggaggagctccaggggggccacgaggtagggggcgcgccccc
Proteins encoded in this window:
- the LOC123054981 gene encoding nodulation protein H is translated as MLQAKMIVYSSKSSKGTLFPVRSMLVFFIALFGLYACYFSFTQIALENEEEMNGAEERTNVLCKRPSEIPYDQMQYVHFPRPMSYDRGECACTPVRFLVIISMQRSGSGWFETLLNSHPNVSSNGEIFSVRERREDIASILWTLDKLYDLDWRTSAAKNECTAAFGLKWMLNQGLMDYPDEIVDYLIKKGVMVIFLFRRNTLRRLVSVLANDHDKKEKQLNGTHKAHVHSQEEAEILARFKPEVDVSSLIPSMRSAEQSMDACLRRFRATRHMILYYEDLIRDNNALSRVQEFLGLPVRRLSSRHVKIHTSPLPDLVDNWEDVRRTLKPTEFARFLDG